A single genomic interval of Christensenellaceae bacterium 44-20 harbors:
- a CDS encoding LysR family transcriptional regulator — protein MNYAEIEGFLAIVQNGSMTRAAQKLFITQPTLSNRIHALEEELGERLVLRGKGVREIRLTDAGKQFIPIAEKWQNLWKESRYIGARQERKPIHIAAISSINMYFMPRVYQQFMEQTQSRYISLSTCPSYDIYHRVESGQAQIGFIGTTMYAGRVLTAPLFQERMTLVCNSESSYQGSVSPRQLDVGHEIKLDWCPQFTQWHEYWFGAQALPWIYIDDTLILEQLLEVPGSWAVVPVSIAEALCKKKTVRQCALQEGPADRIIYLLTHPAHQLPKETAVLLEQMHSAVRQYQGISWLHPIGA, from the coding sequence ATGAATTATGCAGAGATAGAAGGGTTTTTGGCCATCGTGCAAAATGGCTCTATGACCAGGGCGGCGCAGAAACTGTTTATTACACAGCCGACTTTAAGCAACCGCATCCACGCGCTGGAGGAGGAGCTTGGGGAGCGGCTTGTCCTGCGGGGCAAGGGAGTGCGGGAAATTCGGCTCACGGATGCGGGCAAGCAGTTTATCCCCATCGCGGAAAAATGGCAGAATCTATGGAAAGAGAGCAGGTATATCGGCGCCAGGCAGGAGAGAAAGCCCATCCATATCGCGGCCATTTCCAGCATCAACATGTATTTTATGCCGCGCGTTTATCAGCAGTTTATGGAGCAGACCCAGTCTCGCTATATCTCGCTGAGCACTTGCCCTTCTTATGATATTTACCATCGGGTGGAAAGCGGGCAGGCGCAGATCGGCTTTATCGGCACGACCATGTATGCTGGGCGCGTGCTGACGGCGCCGCTGTTTCAGGAGCGGATGACGCTGGTCTGCAACAGCGAGAGCAGCTATCAGGGCAGCGTCTCGCCCAGGCAGCTGGACGTTGGGCATGAGATTAAGCTGGATTGGTGCCCGCAGTTCACGCAGTGGCATGAATACTGGTTCGGCGCGCAGGCGCTACCCTGGATTTATATCGACGATACGCTGATTTTGGAGCAGCTGCTGGAAGTGCCGGGCAGCTGGGCGGTCGTGCCCGTCTCCATCGCGGAGGCGCTTTGCAAGAAAAAGACTGTGCGCCAATGCGCGCTGCAGGAAGGGCCGGCGGATCGCATCATCTATCTGCTGACGCATCCGGCGCATCAGCTGCCCAAGGAGACTGCGGTTTTGCTGGAGCAGATGCACAGCGCCGTGCGGCAATACCAGGGCATTTCCTGGCTGCATCCCATTGGCGCATGA
- a CDS encoding TIGR03905 family TSCPD domain-containing protein produces MYTYYTKGVCSSRMEIELDGDKIKAVRIAGGCNGNLQGIIRLVEGMDAKEAIGRLRGIHCGPKATSCPDQLSIALEQALAERAKA; encoded by the coding sequence ATGTACACATACTACACAAAAGGCGTCTGCTCATCCAGAATGGAAATTGAGCTGGACGGCGATAAGATAAAAGCAGTTCGCATTGCGGGCGGCTGCAACGGCAATTTGCAGGGAATCATCCGGCTGGTAGAAGGCATGGATGCAAAAGAGGCGATTGGGAGGCTTCGGGGCATCCACTGCGGCCCTAAGGCGACCTCCTGCCCGGATCAGCTCTCAATTGCGCTGGAGCAGGCCTTAGCCGAGCGCGCAAAAGCATGA
- a CDS encoding L,D-transpeptidase, translating into MLIIAAGCSAKKPIPSPSAPAASPGQANPQSAAPTQAPKPSPSQERTFAELAPTTRMEFAELVGDNGIDEIPEKFPEKGTYKLVVDIYHQVVIAYSKDNAGEYTVPERYMLCTTGSEKTPTPTGTYEADDDRVRFQKFQIDDVYAQYWTQITGEIYFHSILYSAEDASEYTVGSYEKLGTRDSHGCIRLLVPDARWIFYHIAPGTEIEIREGSEDDSACADIKEQLTIAPLPEERPKLEPGKTPQTDTWSIEDLKESLG; encoded by the coding sequence ATGCTTATCATAGCAGCTGGCTGTTCGGCGAAAAAGCCGATCCCTTCACCCAGCGCGCCCGCGGCCTCACCCGGGCAAGCCAACCCGCAAAGCGCGGCTCCAACCCAGGCTCCAAAGCCCTCTCCCTCGCAGGAGCGGACGTTCGCCGAACTGGCGCCGACCACGAGAATGGAATTTGCCGAGCTGGTTGGGGACAATGGTATCGACGAAATCCCGGAAAAATTCCCGGAAAAAGGGACGTATAAGCTCGTCGTAGATATTTACCATCAGGTTGTAATTGCCTACTCCAAGGATAATGCCGGGGAATATACTGTTCCCGAGCGCTATATGCTCTGCACCACCGGCTCAGAAAAAACGCCCACCCCCACCGGGACATACGAAGCCGATGACGACCGCGTGCGCTTTCAAAAATTCCAGATAGACGACGTATACGCGCAGTACTGGACGCAGATCACCGGAGAGATCTATTTCCACTCGATTCTGTATTCCGCAGAAGATGCCTCGGAATATACCGTCGGCTCTTATGAAAAGCTCGGCACCCGGGATTCTCATGGCTGTATCCGCCTGCTCGTCCCGGATGCAAGATGGATTTTCTACCATATCGCCCCAGGGACAGAGATTGAGATTCGCGAGGGCTCGGAAGACGACAGCGCTTGCGCGGATATCAAAGAACAGCTCACCATTGCGCCGCTTCCAGAAGAGCGCCCCAAATTGGAGCCTGGGAAAACGCCTCAAACAGATACCTGGAGCATCGAAGATCTGAAAGAATCTCTTGGCTAA
- a CDS encoding TetR/AcrR family transcriptional regulator C-terminal domain-containing protein — protein MAKKQDLRIRKTHKFLYAALFDLMEQKPFNEISVTDICQKAMVHRTTFYNHFEDKYHLLRCAIESMQEEFISQISRSEEPHAFYLAMIDQVLDHLYENRMAYSRMLRANRGGDITRVFHKNIVQLLLDDFNHFPKNSLRHPAEIPAEALAEFYTGAFFSLASWWLEHDTSIPKEELRRYVHELLQ, from the coding sequence ATGGCTAAAAAGCAGGATCTTCGCATTCGGAAAACACACAAATTTCTTTATGCCGCACTTTTCGATCTCATGGAACAGAAACCGTTTAACGAGATCAGCGTAACGGATATTTGCCAAAAAGCCATGGTGCACCGAACAACCTTCTACAACCACTTCGAGGATAAATATCATCTGCTGCGCTGTGCCATCGAATCCATGCAGGAGGAATTTATCTCGCAGATTTCCCGCAGTGAGGAGCCCCACGCCTTCTACCTGGCGATGATCGATCAGGTTCTGGATCATCTATATGAAAACCGAATGGCATATTCGCGCATGCTGCGGGCCAACCGCGGCGGGGACATCACGAGAGTATTCCATAAAAATATCGTACAACTCCTTTTGGACGATTTTAACCATTTTCCCAAAAACAGCCTGCGCCACCCGGCCGAAATTCCCGCCGAAGCGCTGGCCGAATTTTACACCGGCGCGTTTTTCTCTTTGGCAAGCTGGTGGCTGGAGCACGATACTTCCATCCCAAAAGAAGAACTGCGGCGCTATGTGCACGAACTGCTGCAATAG
- the yabP gene encoding sporulation protein YabP produces MSGYEEIRRLDARPHKVIIEGRERITITSVEDVDSFNENEVIFLTGLGMMTVIGEELHIAKLNLEEGELVIDGQIQAADYADHEEIRMNKGGIFSKIFK; encoded by the coding sequence ATGAGCGGATATGAAGAAATCAGGAGACTCGATGCCCGGCCGCATAAAGTGATCATCGAGGGCAGGGAGCGCATTACCATTACCTCGGTTGAGGATGTGGATAGCTTCAACGAAAATGAGGTGATTTTCCTCACCGGGCTTGGGATGATGACAGTCATCGGAGAAGAGCTGCATATTGCAAAGCTGAACCTGGAAGAGGGCGAGCTTGTGATAGACGGGCAAATCCAGGCGGCGGATTACGCCGACCACGAGGAGATCCGCATGAACAAAGGCGGGATTTTCTCCAAGATTTTTAAATAA
- a CDS encoding YbaK/EbsC family protein — translation MSLQKAKEHLSKFGLADKILEFDVSSATVDLAAQALGCEPKRIAKTLSFELGEGCILIVMAGDAKIDNPKFKAEFGCKAKMLAPADAERLIGHAVGGVCPFGINEGVQVYLDESLRRFETVFPACGSSNSAIELSIPMLEECSMARKWVNVGKGWQEV, via the coding sequence ATGTCGCTGCAAAAGGCAAAAGAGCATTTGAGTAAATTTGGGTTGGCGGATAAAATACTGGAGTTTGACGTCTCCAGCGCAACGGTAGATCTGGCGGCGCAGGCGCTGGGCTGTGAGCCAAAGCGCATCGCCAAGACGCTTTCCTTTGAACTGGGGGAAGGATGCATCCTCATTGTGATGGCGGGCGATGCGAAAATCGATAATCCCAAATTTAAGGCGGAATTTGGGTGCAAGGCCAAGATGCTGGCGCCTGCTGATGCGGAGCGGCTGATCGGCCATGCTGTGGGCGGCGTCTGCCCCTTTGGCATAAACGAGGGTGTGCAAGTCTATCTAGATGAATCTCTGCGGCGGTTCGAGACGGTTTTTCCCGCCTGCGGCAGCAGCAACAGCGCCATTGAGCTGAGCATCCCCATGCTGGAGGAATGCAGCATGGCGAGAAAATGGGTGAATGTTGGCAAAGGATGGCAGGAAGTGTAA
- a CDS encoding DegV family protein, with protein MEYAIVADSSCDMTPELRERLGVVTAPLTLTLGEQHFIDDDALDLPEYMRQMRSFSGVPTSAAPSPERYRDGFLTAEKAFGITLSGNLSGSYASAVVGKNLAEEQGGDVHVFDSKSASAGEILVAIKTRALIALGKTKEEIITSVEAFIKRMKTFFVLEDLENLIKNGRMSKIKGRIISALNIRPLLGSDGDGNIALYSIARGEKQSIEKMARTVAESEVETDGQTAVITHCNNEPFAMRLKKLLEERYSFAEVLVVSTRGLSSMYANEKGVILAF; from the coding sequence ATGGAATATGCGATCGTTGCGGATAGCAGCTGCGATATGACGCCGGAGCTGCGTGAAAGGCTGGGCGTGGTAACAGCTCCCCTGACGTTGACGCTGGGGGAACAACATTTTATCGATGATGATGCGCTGGATTTGCCTGAATATATGAGGCAGATGCGCTCATTTTCCGGCGTGCCCACCTCTGCCGCCCCTTCGCCCGAGCGATACCGCGACGGCTTTTTGACGGCGGAAAAAGCCTTTGGCATTACGCTTTCCGGAAACCTCTCCGGCTCCTATGCCAGCGCGGTGGTGGGGAAGAATCTGGCCGAAGAGCAGGGCGGGGATGTGCATGTGTTCGATTCCAAGAGTGCGTCTGCCGGGGAAATCCTGGTTGCCATCAAAACCCGGGCGCTCATCGCCCTGGGCAAAACCAAGGAAGAGATCATCACTTCCGTCGAGGCTTTTATCAAACGCATGAAAACCTTTTTTGTTTTGGAGGATCTGGAAAACCTCATCAAGAACGGCAGAATGAGCAAAATCAAAGGGCGCATTATCTCGGCGCTCAACATCCGGCCGCTTTTGGGCTCGGACGGCGACGGGAATATCGCGCTGTATTCCATTGCCCGGGGCGAGAAGCAGTCCATCGAAAAGATGGCGCGCACGGTAGCGGAGAGCGAAGTGGAGACGGATGGGCAGACGGCTGTGATCACGCACTGCAACAACGAGCCCTTCGCCATGCGGCTCAAGAAGCTGCTGGAAGAGCGGTATTCCTTTGCGGAAGTGCTGGTTGTGTCCACAAGAGGGCTAAGCTCCATGTATGCCAATGAGAAGGGCGTCATTTTGGCTTTCTAA
- a CDS encoding DUF1846 domain-containing protein, whose translation MKGTGFDNEKYLHLQSEQIRKRIAQFGGKLYLEFGGKLFDDYHASRVLPGFAPDSKVKMLLQLKDQAEIVFVINAADIEKNKVRSDLGITYDADILRLTDAFRSIGLYVGSVVITRYQGQSAADVFQKRLQSLGIKVYRHYPIDGYPSNVQKIVSDEGYGKNDYIETERSLVVVTAPGPGSGKMATCLSQLYHEHKRGVRAGYAKFETFPIWNIPLKHPVNIAYEAATADLNDVNMIDPFHLEEYGKTAVNYNRDVEIFPVLSAMFERILGYSPYKSPTDMGVNMAGFCITDDETVKAAARQEIIRRYYAALCDRRKGIVEEDLGDKIALLMEQAGTNASDRRVVAAALNKDELTQGPAAAIALGDGRIITGKTSALLGASSTLLLNALKALCGLPDELLLISPEVIEPIQRLKTKCLGNRNPRLHMDETLIALSICAAADPNAELALQQIPKLKGLEAHSTVLLSSVDEGVFRKLGVNLTCEPKYETNKLYQKS comes from the coding sequence ATGAAGGGCACTGGATTTGACAACGAAAAATACCTGCATTTGCAATCTGAGCAGATCCGCAAACGGATCGCGCAGTTTGGCGGCAAGCTTTATCTGGAATTTGGCGGCAAGCTCTTTGACGATTACCACGCTTCCAGGGTTTTGCCGGGGTTTGCGCCGGATAGCAAAGTCAAGATGCTGCTTCAGCTCAAGGACCAGGCTGAAATTGTTTTTGTCATCAATGCGGCGGATATTGAGAAAAACAAAGTCCGCAGTGATCTCGGCATCACCTACGATGCGGATATTCTGCGGCTGACGGATGCGTTCCGTTCCATCGGGCTTTATGTGGGCAGTGTGGTCATCACGCGCTATCAGGGGCAGAGCGCTGCGGATGTTTTCCAGAAGCGGCTGCAAAGCCTTGGGATCAAGGTCTACCGCCATTATCCCATCGATGGCTACCCCTCCAACGTGCAGAAAATCGTCAGCGACGAAGGGTATGGCAAAAACGACTATATCGAGACAGAGCGCTCGCTGGTCGTCGTAACGGCGCCGGGGCCGGGCAGCGGCAAAATGGCCACCTGCCTTTCCCAGCTCTATCACGAGCATAAGCGGGGCGTCCGGGCGGGATACGCCAAGTTCGAGACCTTCCCCATCTGGAATATTCCCCTCAAGCACCCGGTCAATATCGCCTATGAGGCGGCCACGGCAGACCTGAACGACGTCAATATGATAGACCCGTTCCATCTGGAGGAATACGGCAAGACGGCCGTCAACTATAACCGGGATGTCGAGATTTTCCCGGTTCTGAGCGCCATGTTTGAGCGCATTTTGGGCTATTCGCCCTATAAATCGCCGACGGATATGGGCGTGAATATGGCGGGATTCTGCATTACGGATGATGAAACCGTCAAAGCCGCGGCGCGCCAGGAGATCATCCGGCGCTATTATGCCGCGCTTTGCGATCGCCGCAAAGGCATCGTAGAGGAGGATCTCGGCGACAAAATCGCCCTGCTCATGGAACAGGCCGGCACGAACGCATCCGATCGCAGGGTTGTGGCGGCGGCGCTGAACAAGGACGAGCTGACCCAGGGCCCGGCGGCGGCAATCGCGCTGGGGGATGGGCGCATTATCACCGGCAAGACATCGGCTCTGCTGGGCGCATCCTCGACGCTGCTGCTCAATGCGCTCAAAGCCCTTTGCGGGCTCCCGGATGAGCTGCTGCTCATCTCGCCGGAGGTCATCGAGCCCATTCAGCGGCTCAAAACAAAGTGCCTTGGCAACCGCAACCCCAGGCTGCATATGGATGAGACGCTTATCGCCCTTTCCATCTGCGCCGCGGCAGACCCGAACGCCGAGCTGGCATTGCAGCAAATCCCGAAACTAAAGGGCCTGGAAGCGCATTCGACGGTGCTGCTCTCCTCTGTGGATGAGGGAGTCTTCCGAAAGCTGGGCGTCAACCTGACCTGCGAGCCAAAATATGAGACGAACAAACTATACCAAAAAAGCTAG
- a CDS encoding septum formation initiator family protein, translating into MQERNTAPAEEIKEERASQEKAQKRPAWRLSQRKKALIRWAILGVVVVYAGITLAMQQRTISMQKQEAKELQERQEQMQQDLEFLKEKEAYTGTDAYIERAAREKFGWVKDGEIIFRKQEDTQGGANADATPQPDSSAPAEE; encoded by the coding sequence ATGCAGGAAAGAAACACTGCTCCGGCAGAAGAGATAAAAGAAGAGCGTGCAAGCCAGGAAAAGGCGCAGAAAAGGCCAGCATGGCGCCTTTCTCAAAGGAAAAAAGCGCTGATCCGCTGGGCGATTTTGGGTGTTGTGGTTGTCTATGCGGGCATTACGCTGGCTATGCAGCAGCGCACGATTAGTATGCAAAAGCAGGAAGCCAAAGAGCTGCAGGAAAGACAGGAGCAAATGCAGCAGGATTTGGAATTTCTGAAGGAGAAAGAGGCTTATACCGGGACGGATGCCTATATCGAGCGGGCGGCCAGAGAGAAGTTTGGCTGGGTAAAAGACGGGGAGATCATCTTCCGCAAGCAGGAAGATACCCAGGGCGGCGCGAATGCTGATGCGACTCCCCAGCCGGATTCCAGCGCCCCTGCGGAGGAATAG
- a CDS encoding nitroreductase: MNETIAAIMSRRSIRKFEQRQVPEALLQEILEAGRAAPSGGNIQTSHLLVIQSSEILREMTELAVQRLALLEYDDRTYQSLRSAIERARKGYWDFTYGAPTFVVVANQREYAHNNHLADSACVIQNMMIAAQSLGIGTCYINNLKWLNEDGVMLEYLRGLGLGEKEIPCGSLSMGYSAMKKELPPLKRTGNLITRIG, translated from the coding sequence ATGAATGAGACGATTGCGGCCATCATGAGCCGGCGCAGTATCCGCAAATTTGAGCAAAGGCAGGTGCCTGAAGCGCTGCTACAGGAAATCCTGGAGGCAGGGCGCGCCGCGCCCAGCGGCGGAAACATTCAAACAAGCCATCTTTTGGTGATACAGTCCTCCGAAATTTTGCGCGAGATGACAGAGCTGGCCGTGCAGCGCCTGGCTCTGCTGGAATACGACGATCGCACCTATCAAAGCCTGCGCTCGGCCATAGAGCGGGCGCGGAAGGGCTACTGGGATTTCACCTATGGCGCGCCGACGTTTGTTGTCGTGGCCAACCAGAGGGAATATGCTCATAATAACCACCTGGCAGACAGCGCATGCGTCATCCAAAACATGATGATCGCCGCGCAGTCGCTGGGTATCGGGACATGCTATATCAACAATCTCAAATGGCTGAATGAGGATGGCGTCATGCTGGAATATCTGCGGGGCCTGGGCCTTGGGGAAAAGGAGATTCCCTGCGGCAGCCTGAGCATGGGATACAGCGCGATGAAAAAAGAATTGCCGCCGCTGAAGCGGACGGGCAACCTAATTACTCGAATTGGATAA
- the yabQ gene encoding spore cortex biosynthesis protein YabQ, giving the protein MEGTLSQPYLFAAAMYVGILGAAIYFLLSWLGKILQKRAWQIVLDIFYSLLVLAAMAGMLYLVADLKVRGFYFIGAGLGFAIYCLGIKPALGCICKLLRPRGKSKSK; this is encoded by the coding sequence ATGGAAGGCACATTAAGCCAGCCCTATCTCTTTGCGGCGGCGATGTATGTCGGGATACTGGGGGCGGCAATTTACTTCTTGCTCTCCTGGCTTGGAAAGATTCTGCAAAAGCGGGCATGGCAGATCGTCCTGGATATTTTCTACTCTCTTTTGGTGCTGGCCGCTATGGCAGGCATGCTCTATCTGGTGGCGGATTTAAAGGTCAGGGGCTTCTATTTCATCGGCGCCGGGCTTGGTTTTGCCATTTATTGCCTGGGAATAAAGCCTGCGCTGGGCTGTATTTGTAAACTTCTCAGGCCCAGGGGAAAATCAAAGAGCAAATAG
- a CDS encoding ATP-binding protein has protein sequence MSTPIKNQLTKQEVDQILQLEETWVMDKKGKNITPAKLSHTVSALANTDGGEIYVGLSSCQEKTNYNWDGFTHIEECNQILSVISNLGMEQDECVFEFLYYQKSIVLHIIIQKTQKPIYATNRTLYRRVGAQNIPQETPEKIRQIEYDKGIRSYEDEMTSCTYDIIKNSSVLHDFSKAIVPKSNTYDFLKREFLINQDSKISVAGVLLYLENPQSVLPKHSAIRILRYKSDLREGSRDTLDDRFPISIEGDLYSLISSAVKKTIEIVEESDVIGALGMEAKKYPEITLHEIITNAVLHRDYSIASDIQIRIYTNRIEIESPGKLPGHITIDNILKEQYSRNGKIVRLISKFPHPPNKDVGEGLNTAFDAMAKMNLRKPIIKEKTNSVLVIIQHERLADHETTILNYLKDHDSINNAEGRKITGIADTIKMKDVFTRLRKQGALEMIPGLKGNQSRWRLVKNHSNNLSIEKDANGMARPEQLTFFDMLQ, from the coding sequence ATGAGTACACCTATCAAGAACCAACTTACAAAGCAGGAAGTTGACCAAATACTTCAATTAGAAGAAACTTGGGTGATGGATAAAAAGGGAAAAAATATTACTCCAGCTAAGCTTTCGCATACTGTATCAGCTTTAGCAAATACAGATGGTGGAGAAATATATGTTGGCTTAAGTTCCTGCCAAGAAAAAACAAATTATAATTGGGACGGATTTACACATATCGAAGAGTGTAATCAAATTCTCTCAGTTATTAGTAACTTGGGCATGGAACAGGACGAATGCGTTTTCGAATTTCTTTATTATCAGAAAAGCATTGTATTACATATTATTATTCAAAAGACACAAAAGCCTATCTATGCAACTAATAGAACACTATATAGAAGGGTAGGCGCCCAAAATATACCACAAGAAACTCCTGAAAAAATTCGTCAAATTGAATATGACAAAGGTATACGGTCATATGAAGATGAAATGACATCTTGTACTTATGATATAATTAAAAATTCATCAGTATTGCATGATTTCTCAAAAGCCATTGTCCCCAAAAGTAACACATATGATTTTTTAAAGAGGGAATTTCTAATTAACCAAGATTCGAAAATATCTGTGGCCGGAGTTTTATTATACCTTGAAAATCCCCAATCTGTTCTACCAAAGCATTCCGCAATTAGAATTTTAAGATATAAATCAGATCTTAGAGAAGGAAGCAGAGATACCTTAGATGATCGTTTCCCAATTTCAATCGAGGGTGATTTATACAGCTTAATATCATCTGCCGTAAAAAAAACTATAGAAATAGTAGAAGAATCCGATGTTATTGGTGCATTAGGCATGGAGGCTAAAAAATATCCAGAAATAACTTTACATGAAATAATAACAAATGCGGTTTTGCATAGAGATTATAGTATAGCAAGTGATATACAAATAAGAATTTATACTAATAGAATTGAAATTGAAAGCCCAGGAAAATTGCCTGGCCATATTACAATAGATAATATTTTAAAAGAACAGTATTCAAGAAATGGAAAAATTGTTAGGCTGATTTCAAAATTTCCTCACCCTCCGAATAAAGATGTAGGCGAAGGTTTAAACACAGCATTTGATGCTATGGCTAAAATGAATTTAAGAAAGCCCATTATAAAAGAAAAGACGAATAGTGTTCTGGTAATAATACAACATGAACGATTAGCAGACCACGAAACTACTATTTTAAATTACTTAAAAGATCATGACTCTATAAATAATGCGGAAGGTCGCAAAATAACAGGTATTGCTGATACTATCAAAATGAAAGATGTCTTTACGCGCCTTAGAAAACAAGGAGCTCTAGAAATGATTCCCGGGTTAAAAGGGAATCAGTCTAGATGGAGATTAGTAAAAAACCATTCAAATAATCTTTCTATAGAAAAAGATGCAAATGGAATGGCTAGACCAGAACAACTAACTTTTTTTGATATGCTTCAATAG
- a CDS encoding MFS transporter has protein sequence MKKPHYGWVICLGCTLLLFTTMGLIANVFSVYRPYIIAQLGFSNTQCAMITTIRCMFSLIAMCFIRPFYQKFNIRLGTGIAILISVFSFVLFGLSKSIAGFYTAAAFAGIGYGLGTMFPISLVIDRWFARKKALALSICSIGSGIASIIFPSIITSIIEKNSMQAAFFLQAGCMLLLGILIFFLLRNDPAQMHLAPYGLEHQEEEAKVLRPSSPPLSKKSWVLLGLFVILFNAVSSSGDSNITLLFTTEGYSPMTVAFALSLFGLLLSVGKFLYGCITDRLGTYRSNYLFGACIILGQILCCFAFTQSSSVLFISMVLRGLGLPLSTVGFSMWALDFSDSRSYGVVLQRIQLFSRIGSLLFESFPGILADITGSYLPAYLCYAVFSVVSILGVQGIYLSRRKQTAA, from the coding sequence ATGAAAAAACCGCATTACGGCTGGGTCATCTGCCTGGGCTGCACTCTGCTGCTCTTTACCACTATGGGACTAATCGCGAATGTGTTCTCGGTCTATCGGCCCTATATCATCGCACAGCTGGGATTTTCCAATACGCAGTGCGCCATGATCACGACCATCCGCTGTATGTTTTCCCTCATCGCCATGTGCTTTATCCGGCCATTTTATCAGAAATTCAATATCCGGCTGGGAACGGGCATCGCCATTCTCATTTCGGTGTTTTCCTTTGTTCTGTTTGGCCTCTCCAAATCCATTGCAGGCTTTTATACCGCCGCCGCTTTCGCCGGCATCGGCTACGGCCTTGGGACGATGTTCCCCATCTCCCTAGTCATCGACCGCTGGTTTGCCCGCAAAAAGGCGCTGGCGCTGAGCATTTGCAGCATTGGCTCGGGCATCGCCTCCATCATTTTCCCTTCTATCATCACATCCATTATCGAAAAGAACAGTATGCAGGCGGCCTTTTTCCTACAGGCCGGGTGTATGCTGCTTCTGGGCATTCTCATCTTTTTCCTGCTGCGCAACGACCCTGCCCAGATGCATCTGGCGCCATACGGCCTAGAGCATCAGGAGGAAGAGGCAAAAGTGCTCCGGCCCTCCTCCCCGCCCCTGAGCAAAAAAAGCTGGGTTTTGCTGGGCCTGTTCGTCATTTTATTCAACGCCGTCTCCTCCTCTGGGGACAGCAACATCACTTTGCTGTTTACGACAGAGGGATATTCGCCCATGACCGTCGCCTTCGCGCTCTCGCTGTTTGGCCTGCTTCTCTCCGTGGGCAAATTCCTCTATGGCTGCATCACAGATCGCCTGGGCACCTACCGCTCCAATTATCTGTTCGGCGCCTGTATCATCCTGGGGCAAATCCTTTGCTGTTTTGCCTTTACGCAGAGCAGCAGCGTCCTGTTCATCTCTATGGTGCTTCGCGGGCTGGGGCTCCCGCTCTCCACAGTCGGCTTCTCCATGTGGGCGCTGGATTTTTCGGATTCCCGCAGCTACGGCGTCGTCTTACAGCGCATTCAGCTCTTCAGCCGCATCGGTTCACTGCTGTTCGAATCTTTCCCCGGCATCTTGGCAGATATCACCGGCAGCTATCTCCCGGCATACCTCTGCTATGCGGTGTTCAGCGTTGTTTCCATCCTCGGGGTTCAGGGGATCTACCTCTCCCGCCGCAAGCAGACCGCCGCATAG
- a CDS encoding ABC transporter ATP-binding protein codes for MAFVEFQNVSKIYRQGEVETRALDGVDFTMEQGEFVVIVGASGAGKTTLLNILGGMDSCTEGRILIEGQDISHYSARQLTEYRRYDIGFVFQFYNLVQNLTARENVELAAQICKEPLPAEQVLEQVGLGHRMAHFPAQLSGGEQQRVAIARALAKNPKLLLCDEPTGALDYKTGKAILKLLQDTCKNSKKTVALITHNQAFTALADRVIQVNSGKITDMRINESPISAERIEW; via the coding sequence ATGGCATTTGTTGAATTTCAGAATGTGAGCAAGATATACCGCCAGGGAGAAGTGGAGACGAGAGCTCTGGATGGCGTTGATTTTACTATGGAGCAGGGAGAGTTCGTCGTCATTGTGGGCGCTTCGGGAGCGGGAAAGACGACGCTGCTCAATATTCTCGGCGGAATGGATAGCTGCACGGAAGGGCGCATTCTAATTGAAGGGCAGGATATCAGCCATTATTCCGCAAGACAGCTGACCGAATACCGCCGCTATGATATTGGGTTTGTCTTTCAGTTCTATAACCTGGTGCAAAACCTGACGGCGCGGGAAAACGTGGAGCTGGCGGCGCAGATCTGCAAAGAGCCGCTGCCGGCAGAACAGGTTTTGGAGCAGGTTGGCCTGGGGCACCGCATGGCGCACTTCCCGGCGCAGCTTTCGGGCGGCGAGCAGCAGAGAGTCGCCATTGCCCGGGCGCTGGCAAAGAACCCAAAGCTGCTTCTTTGCGACGAACCGACGGGCGCGCTGGACTATAAGACGGGCAAGGCGATCTTAAAACTATTGCAGGATACCTGCAAAAACAGTAAAAAGACGGTAGCCCTTATCACGCACAACCAGGCGTTTACTGCGCTGGCCGATCGCGTCATACAAGTCAACAGTGGAAAAATAACGGATATGCGAATCAATGAGAGCCCCATATCCGCGGAAAGGATCGAGTGGTAA